The Flavobacterium johnsoniae UW101 genomic interval ATTCGAATAAGGGATGTTTTTCCAGCTCCATTTGGACCTAAAAGTCCATATATACTGCCTTTTGGCACATTTAATGAAACTTCGTTAAGCGCTACATAATCGCCATATTGTTTTACGACTTTATGTACTTCTAGTAAGTTGCTCATTTTATTTTTTAGGTTTTCTTTTAGCGGCTTTTTTTATTTTAGCCAACAATCTGTAAAAGTAAATAATTCATAGCGAATCTGCATTATAATACGCAAAAAACCCATTCTATTTGTATAGAATGGGTTTTTGTTTTATATAAACCTTTTAGAGAAAGTTTAGATTATGAGAACATATCTTTTACTTTTTCAAAAAATGATTTCTCTGATTTTTCAGGACTTGGAACAAAGTGTTCATCGTTTAAGGCATTCTCAAAGAATTGTTTTTGTTCTTTGTTTAATGTTTTTGGAGTCCAAACGTTTACGTGAACTAATAAATCTCCGCTTCCGTAACCATTTAAACTTGGAATTCCTTTTCCTTTTAATCTTAAAATTTTTCCAGACTGAATTCCTTCTTCTAATTTAATGCGAACTTTTCCATTAATAGCTTCAATATCTTTTGAAGCTCCTAAAACTGCTTCTGGAAAACTGATGTATAAATCAAAGTGAACGTTTTCACCTTCACGTTTTAGAAATTCGTGTTCTACTTCTTCAATTGCAACAATTAAATCTCCCGGAATACTATTTCCTGGCGCATCATTACCTTTGTTAGAAACTTTTAACTGCATTCCATCAACAACTCCCGCAGGAATTTTGATTGATACCGTTTCATCTTCCTGAACCATTCCCTGAGCATCTGCTTCGGCAGGTCTTTTATCTAAAATCTGACCAGAACCACCACAGGTAGGACAAGTTGATGCAGACTGCATTCTTCCTAAAATAGTATTGGTTACACGCATTACTTGTCCCTGACCGTTACAAGTTGTACATGTTTTATACGTTACACCTTTAGCCTGAACTTTACGTTTTACTTTAACTTTTTTCTCAACTCCATTTGCAATTTCTTCTAAAGTAAGTTTTACTTTAATTCGAAGATTGCTTCCTTTTGCACGGCGAGGACCTCCGCCTCCGCCTCCGAAACCGCCAAATCCACCTCCAAAAATATCACCAAACTGGCTGAAAATGTCATCCATATTCATACCGCCGTGACCGCCAAATCCGCCAGAACCATCAAATGCCTGATGTCCATATTGATCGTATTTTGCTTTTTTCTGCGGATCACTTAAAACCTCATAAGCTTCTGCTGCTAATTTGAAGTTTTCTTCTGCCTCTTTGTCGCCTGGATTTTTATCAGGATGGTATTTTAAAGCACTTTTTCTATATGCTTTTTTAATTTCGGCAGCATCAGCATTTTTTGAAATGCCTAGTATTTCGTAAAAATCTTTTTTCATAATTAGATTAAGTTCCAAATCTTAAAATTCCAAAATCCAAAAAATGCTTTTGAAATTTATTGCATTTTTTAGTTTCCAACAACAACTTTAGGATAACGAATAATTTTTTCTCCTAATTTGTATCCTTTTTCAATAACATCTACAACTTTCCCTTTTAATTTATCCGATGGAGCTGGAATTTGGGTAATTGCTTCAGCAATATCAGCATTGAATGCATCTCCTGCCTGAATTTCAACCTGCTCTAAGCCTTTAGAAACTAAAGTGCTTTTTAATTTTTCGTGAATCAGTTCAACACCTTTTTTCAAATTTTCATCATCAGATTTGTTGATCTCTACAGCTGCTCTGTCGAAATCATCTAAAACAGGAAGCATAGCCAATAAAACTTCTTGGTTTGCCGTTTTAAATAAATCGATACGCTCTTTTGAAGTTCTTTTTTTGTAATTTTCAAATTCAGCAAATAATCTCAGAAACTTATCTTTTTCTTTCGCCAAGTCTTGGGCTAATTGCTCCTCAACACTTAATTCTTCAACAATTAACTGCTCTCCGTTTGCATTGTTCTCTAACGTTACATCGTCTAATTCCTGATCGAATTCTGTATTTTCCGTAGTCATATTACTTTTATTTTTAAAAATATTCTTAAACTTCATTTTTTATTTCTTTCTTTTGGATTGCAAAAGTACTGCCAAATCTCATAAAATGTCAAATTGTCACTTTATTAGTTATGAGACTTTTAAAAACAGAAAACAGTCCGTGAAATTTTATTATAATTTTAAGACTATTACGTTTTAGTTGTCGTATATTTGAGTACCAAAGTATAATTAAATTATTACCTAACAAAATTGAATTTAAGGGTTGGCTTCGGCCTCTAAATAATTATTAATTCAAGTTTACCTTATATTAAAAAAAGCTTCGCCTTTATAGAGACGAAGCTTTTTTTTATACTTAACTATTTAATTTTGCACGGGCGGAGGGATTCGAACCCCCATCAACGGTTTTGGAGACCGCTATTCTACCCTTGAACTACGCCCGTAACTTAAGGTCGGCAAATTAAAAGTTTTTTTTCTTTACAGGCAACTATTTTAGGCAGAGATTTAAAAAGAAAATCCTTTAAATGACCGCAATCTAAAGCAAAAACCTTCGCTACAGACAGTTAACCTAACAAAGTTTTTTTCAATCCTTCAAAATCTACAGACACCTGTTCTCCTGTCACTAAATTTTTAAGCGCATAAGAATTTGAATTAATTTCCTGATCTCCAACTAATACAGCAAACGGAATCAAACGCTTATCTGCATATTGAAATTGTTTACCTACTTTTACATTATCCGGATATAACTCTACTTTTATATTTTCCTGTCTTAATTTCTGAATGGCTTTTGAAGCATACAAAGCTTCTTTGTCTCCAAAATTCAAGAATATTGCTTTTGAAGTAGCAGCTACAGTTTCAGGAAATAATTGCAATTCTTCTAAAACCAG includes:
- the dnaJ gene encoding molecular chaperone DnaJ — translated: MKKDFYEILGISKNADAAEIKKAYRKSALKYHPDKNPGDKEAEENFKLAAEAYEVLSDPQKKAKYDQYGHQAFDGSGGFGGHGGMNMDDIFSQFGDIFGGGFGGFGGGGGGPRRAKGSNLRIKVKLTLEEIANGVEKKVKVKRKVQAKGVTYKTCTTCNGQGQVMRVTNTILGRMQSASTCPTCGGSGQILDKRPAEADAQGMVQEDETVSIKIPAGVVDGMQLKVSNKGNDAPGNSIPGDLIVAIEEVEHEFLKREGENVHFDLYISFPEAVLGASKDIEAINGKVRIKLEEGIQSGKILRLKGKGIPSLNGYGSGDLLVHVNVWTPKTLNKEQKQFFENALNDEHFVPSPEKSEKSFFEKVKDMFS
- a CDS encoding nucleotide exchange factor GrpE, whose amino-acid sequence is MKFKNIFKNKSNMTTENTEFDQELDDVTLENNANGEQLIVEELSVEEQLAQDLAKEKDKFLRLFAEFENYKKRTSKERIDLFKTANQEVLLAMLPVLDDFDRAAVEINKSDDENLKKGVELIHEKLKSTLVSKGLEQVEIQAGDAFNADIAEAITQIPAPSDKLKGKVVDVIEKGYKLGEKIIRYPKVVVGN